The proteins below are encoded in one region of Populus alba chromosome 2, ASM523922v2, whole genome shotgun sequence:
- the LOC118063498 gene encoding U4/U6 small nuclear ribonucleoprotein Prp31 homolog yields the protein MATLADSFLADLDELSDNDADIVDEDDDVEAGNMEEDVDGDLADIEALNYDDLDSVSKLQKTQRFNDIMQKVEDALQKGSDVQDHGMVLEDDPEYQLIVNCNALSVDIENEIVIIHNFIRDKYRLKFPELESLVHHPIDYARVVKKIGNEMDLTLVDMEGLIPAAIRMVISVTASTTSGKPLPEEVLQKTIDACNRALALDSAKKKVLDFVETRMGYIAPNLSAIVGSAVAAKLMGMAGGLTALAKMPACNVQLLGAKKKNLAGFSTATSQFRVGYIEQTEVFQSTPPSLRMRAGRLLAAKSTLAARVDSTRGDPSGNTGRTLREEIHKKIEKWQEPPPAKQPKPLPVPDSEPKKKRGGRRLRKMKERYAITDMRKLANRMQFGVPEESSLGDGLGEGYGMLGQAGNGKLRVSIGQSKLAAKVAKKFKEKNYGSSGATSGLTSSLAFTPVQGIELTNPQAHAHQLGSGTQSTYFSENGTFSKIKRT from the exons GCAACACTAGCTGATTCTTTCCTTGCTGACCTTGATGAGTTATCCGACAACGATGCTGATATTGTC gatgaagatgatgatgtagAGGCAGGAAACATGGAAGAGGATGTCGATGGAGACTTGGCAGACATTGAAGCTCTTAACTATGATGATTTGGACAGTGTGTCAAAATTGCAGAAAACACAACGATTTAATGATATAATGCAG AAAGTGGAAGATGCACTTCAGAAGGGCTCAGATGTCCAAGATCATGGAATGGTATTGGAAGATGATCCTGAATATCAGCTAATAGTGAACTGCAATGCATTGTCAGTTGACATTGAGAATGAAATTGTTATCATACACAATTTTATTCGTGACAAGTACCGGCTGAAATTTCCGGAGCTTGAATCACTTGTCCATCACCCAATTGATTATGCTCGTGTTGTGAAGAAGATTGGAAACGAGATGGATTTGACCCTTGTTGATATGGAAGGGCTTATACCTGCTGCTATCAGAATGGTGATTTCTGTGACAGCATCCACAACAAGTGGCAAACCGCTTCCTGAAGAAGTCCTTCAAAAGACAATTGACGCATGTAATCGAGCTCTTGCACTTGATTCAGCAAAGAAGAAGGTCCTTGATTTTGTAGAAACTAGAATGGGTTACATTGCACCGAATCTTTCTGCTATTGTTGGTAGTGCTGTTGCTGCTAAACTTATGGGGATGGCTGGTGGTCTCACAGCCTTAGCCAAGATGCCTGCCTGCAATGTTCAGCTTCTTGGTGCCAAGAAGAAGAACCTTGCAGGATTTTCTACTGCAACATCCCAATTCCGTGTTGGTTATATAGAGCAAACAGAGGTGTTTCAGTCCACACCACCTTCTTTGAGAATGCGTGCTGGTCGACTATTGGCCGCAAAATCAACACTTGCTGCACGAGTAGATTCTACTAGAGGAGATCCATCAGGAAACACTGGAAGAACCCTTAGGGAAGAGATTCACAAGAAAATAGAGAAGTGGCAAGAGCCTCCTCCTGCAAAGCAACCTAAACCACTTCCAGTTCCTGATTCTGAACCTAAGAAAAAGAGAGGTGGGCGGCGCCTAAGGAAGATGAAAGAAAG ataTGCGATAACAGACATGAGGAAGCTTGCCAATAGGATGCAATTTGGGGTACCTGAAGAGAGTTCTTTGG GTGATGGGCTGGGGGAAGGTTATGGCATGCTTGGTCAGGCTGGGAATGGCAAGCTGCGTGTATCAATTGGTCAGAGCAAACTCGCAGCGAAAGTTGCTAAGAA GTTCAAGGAGAAGAATTATGGAAGCAGTGGTGCTACTTCTGGCCTCACCTCAAGTCTGGCATTTACTCCTGTTCag GGGATTGAGCTCACAAATCCACAAGCTCATGCGCACCAACTTGGCAGTGGGACACAAAGCACCTATTTTTCTGAGAATGGAACCTTTTCAAAGATCAAGAGGACCTGA